One genomic segment of Culturomica massiliensis includes these proteins:
- a CDS encoding YeiH family protein yields the protein MKLSEKRSNMLHGVLLIALFSCAAFYIGDTVIMRKLSFSPLIIGIILGMLYANSLRNRLPETWVPGILFSSKQLLRLGIILYGFRLTFQNIVDVGLSAILIDATVVTVTIIGGVFVGRLLKMDKDVALLTSIGSGICGAAAILGAEATIKSKPFKTAVAVSTVVIFGTISMFLYPVLYRNGIVDLSSEQMGLYTGSTLHEVAHVVGAGNAMGKEISDVAIIVKMIRVIMLVPVLLVLSYLISLARRKLQPVAGTTGGEATGKITIPWFALGFLAVIGFNSFDLLPVSLVDFINNVDTFLLTMAMTALGAETSIEKFKKAGAKPFILALILYGWLLTGGYVLVKLIV from the coding sequence ATGAAGTTAAGTGAAAAAAGAAGCAATATGCTTCACGGGGTTCTGCTCATCGCACTTTTTTCGTGTGCGGCATTTTATATCGGAGATACGGTTATTATGAGAAAGCTGTCTTTCAGCCCTTTGATTATCGGTATTATTTTGGGGATGCTGTATGCGAATAGTTTGCGGAACCGTTTGCCGGAAACCTGGGTGCCCGGTATTTTATTCAGTTCCAAGCAACTGTTGCGTTTGGGTATTATATTATACGGTTTTCGTCTTACTTTTCAGAATATCGTGGATGTCGGACTTTCGGCAATTTTGATCGATGCTACTGTGGTGACTGTTACTATTATAGGGGGAGTGTTTGTGGGACGATTGCTGAAAATGGATAAGGATGTTGCTTTACTGACCTCTATCGGAAGCGGGATATGCGGTGCCGCCGCTATATTGGGAGCCGAGGCTACCATTAAGAGTAAACCGTTTAAAACAGCAGTCGCTGTATCGACGGTGGTGATTTTCGGAACGATCTCGATGTTTTTGTATCCGGTATTGTATCGTAACGGGATTGTAGATTTATCGTCCGAACAGATGGGACTGTATACAGGGTCGACTTTACATGAGGTGGCACATGTGGTAGGAGCCGGAAATGCGATGGGTAAAGAGATTTCGGATGTGGCTATTATTGTGAAAATGATCCGGGTGATTATGCTGGTACCGGTTTTGCTGGTACTTAGTTATCTGATTTCGTTAGCCAGACGGAAATTACAGCCGGTGGCCGGAACTACCGGAGGCGAAGCTACCGGAAAGATTACCATCCCTTGGTTTGCGCTGGGGTTTCTGGCCGTGATCGGCTTCAATTCTTTCGATTTATTGCCTGTAAGTTTGGTTGATTTCATCAACAATGTGGATACATTTTTATTGACGATGGCTATGACGGCATTGGGAGCGGAAACAAGTATCGAGAAGTTTAAAAAAGCGGGAGCAAAGCCATTTATACTGGCGTTGATTCTGTACGGTTGGTTGTTGACAGGTGGGTATGTACTGGTGAAACTTATCGTATAA
- a CDS encoding AraC family transcriptional regulator has protein sequence MEIQKEITPLSGEDLFIVLNHPNADFVYPVHYHSEYEINLVINTCGKRIVGDSINEFGGLDLVMTGPNLPHAWRGETIEGNHVITIQFHDQLLDFPILNKRLFGPIRELLERSKQGIEFSENVKKDMKEKILELTQMHGFDTALSFFSILYDLAVSRNQHLLTSSSYDISNIVRESKSRRISKACEYIQQHIEDEVNLAAVADLVGMSESAFSHFFKKRTGRTFIDYVNDLRIGKACQMLFDTTHSIAEVCYSCGFNNLSNFIRIFRKKKGSTPSEYREYVQKMLIKF, from the coding sequence ATGGAAATCCAAAAAGAAATTACCCCACTGTCCGGTGAAGACCTGTTTATTGTCCTTAATCATCCCAATGCTGATTTTGTGTATCCGGTACACTATCATTCCGAATACGAAATAAATCTGGTAATAAATACCTGTGGAAAACGGATTGTAGGTGATTCCATCAACGAATTCGGAGGACTCGATCTCGTCATGACAGGTCCCAACCTCCCGCACGCCTGGCGAGGAGAAACCATTGAAGGTAATCATGTCATTACGATCCAATTCCACGACCAACTGCTTGATTTTCCGATACTAAACAAACGATTATTCGGTCCCATACGCGAATTACTGGAACGCTCCAAACAAGGCATAGAATTTTCGGAAAATGTCAAAAAAGATATGAAAGAAAAAATTTTGGAACTGACACAAATGCATGGCTTCGACACGGCCTTATCGTTCTTTTCAATTTTGTACGACCTGGCTGTATCCCGCAACCAGCATCTGCTCACCAGTAGTTCTTACGACATCTCAAACATCGTCAGGGAATCCAAAAGCCGGCGTATCTCCAAAGCCTGCGAATACATTCAACAACACATCGAAGACGAAGTCAACCTCGCCGCCGTCGCAGATCTGGTAGGCATGTCGGAATCCGCTTTCAGCCACTTTTTCAAAAAAAGAACCGGACGTACCTTTATCGACTATGTCAACGACCTGCGTATCGGTAAAGCCTGTCAAATGCTTTTCGACACCACACACAGCATTGCTGAAGTATGTTACTCCTGCGGATTCAACAACTTGTCGAACTTCATCCGTATCTTCCGCAAGAAAAAAGGAAGTACCCCCAGCGAATACCGGGAGTACGTACAAAAAATGCTGATCAAATTCTGA
- a CDS encoding sodium:solute symporter family transporter codes for MMSVSVGFWDLLIVAVYLIFIIWWGVRHGMSRDTRSYFLAGRSMPWWIVGLSLFAASISSTTLIGQSGDAYHTGIAVFNYNLTGVIVMVFFLFFLLPLYLKSNIFTIPEFLEKRFDKRSRYYFSGICIIGNIFLDAAGALYAAALIIKLILPEADLQTVIIIFGIIAASYTIPGGLSSAINAELIQAVILIVGSVILTVFCFREGGAYLSGLLADGDFSVKLIRPLDDPSTPWLGLIVGMPVLGIYFWANNQTLVQRVLSAKSVDEGRKGILLTGFLTLLTLVIIVFPGIISRYLFPGLEKPDMVYPNMVMQLMPVGLLGVMLAALLAALTSTLSAILNSTSTLFTMDFYAQLNKKADSASLVKVGKVASLVIIVLAMLWAPYIGKFGSLLKYYQEMLSYIAPPVVAAFLLGVFGKWVNGSGVFIGLLGGLGIAVCMLFFKEMIFGNMHFLLIVPYLLTASMVIMVVASLFFKKPSPEKLENTTFNMADFRQETTDLKEVKWFRNYRFWSLVLLAGCALIWVLLY; via the coding sequence ATGATGTCGGTTTCTGTCGGTTTTTGGGATTTGCTGATTGTAGCGGTTTATTTAATTTTTATTATTTGGTGGGGTGTGCGTCACGGCATGAGCCGGGATACCCGTTCTTATTTTCTGGCCGGCAGGAGTATGCCCTGGTGGATTGTCGGACTGTCGCTTTTTGCGGCCAGTATTTCGAGTACGACCCTGATCGGACAATCGGGAGATGCTTATCACACAGGTATTGCTGTTTTCAATTACAATCTGACGGGTGTCATCGTCATGGTATTTTTTCTTTTCTTTCTGCTTCCTTTATATCTGAAGTCGAATATTTTCACAATCCCGGAGTTTCTGGAAAAACGTTTTGACAAACGTTCCCGCTATTATTTTTCGGGGATTTGTATTATCGGTAATATATTTCTGGATGCTGCCGGAGCTTTGTATGCGGCAGCTTTGATTATCAAGCTGATATTGCCGGAGGCCGATTTGCAGACGGTAATTATTATTTTCGGTATTATTGCGGCTTCCTATACGATTCCGGGTGGTTTGTCGTCGGCTATTAATGCCGAACTGATACAGGCGGTGATTTTGATTGTCGGATCGGTGATTCTGACGGTGTTTTGCTTTCGGGAAGGTGGAGCATATTTATCCGGGTTGTTGGCTGACGGTGATTTTTCCGTGAAGCTGATACGTCCGTTGGATGATCCTTCTACGCCCTGGTTGGGGTTGATTGTGGGAATGCCGGTGTTGGGCATCTATTTTTGGGCGAACAATCAGACTTTGGTGCAACGGGTATTGAGTGCAAAGAGTGTGGATGAGGGACGGAAAGGGATTCTTCTGACGGGGTTTCTGACATTATTGACTTTGGTGATTATCGTTTTTCCGGGAATTATATCCCGTTATCTGTTTCCCGGTTTAGAGAAACCGGATATGGTATATCCCAATATGGTGATGCAATTGATGCCGGTAGGTTTGTTGGGCGTTATGCTGGCCGCTTTGCTGGCCGCCTTGACGTCTACACTGAGTGCTATATTGAATTCAACTTCTACTTTGTTTACGATGGATTTCTATGCTCAGTTGAATAAGAAAGCCGATTCGGCATCTTTGGTGAAAGTCGGGAAAGTGGCTTCTTTGGTAATTATTGTATTGGCGATGTTGTGGGCACCTTATATCGGAAAATTCGGTTCGTTGCTGAAGTATTATCAGGAGATGTTGTCGTATATTGCTCCTCCTGTGGTCGCAGCTTTTCTTTTGGGTGTATTCGGAAAGTGGGTGAATGGCAGTGGGGTATTTATCGGTTTGTTGGGGGGATTGGGGATAGCGGTATGTATGTTGTTTTTTAAAGAAATGATATTCGGCAATATGCACTTTTTGTTGATTGTACCTTATCTTTTGACAGCGAGTATGGTGATTATGGTTGTGGCCAGCTTGTTTTTTAAAAAACCTTCTCCGGAAAAGTTGGAAAATACAACTTTCAACATGGCGGATTTCAGACAGGAAACGACAGATTTAAAGGAAGTAAAGTGGTTCCGGAATTATCGTTTCTGGTCGCTGGTATTGTTAGCGGGGTGTGCTTTGATTTGGGTATTGCTTTATTGA
- a CDS encoding glycosylase has protein sequence MKLMKFSGNPVLKPNPEVEWESLIVCNPGVWYENDTFFMLYRAAGNDVEHVIRFGLAVSKNGYDFKRVSERPVFVPSSDGPDSGCVEDPRIVKFDEDYYITYAYRPFPPGQYWTFGHDEVLLPECGGQAPLALKKNLGCSGLAITRDFHTFRRLGRLTSPMLDDRDVILFPEKVGKYYVMLHRPKEYTGAEYGVKYPSIWVKFSDDLLSWEDKESHLLITGRENTWEEKIGGATPPLKTDKGWLMLYHGVEHGGRGYYRVGAVLLDKENPLKVLARTPDCILEPEFNYELCGNYQGCVFPTGNVIVEDMLYVYYGCADKYIGLATCRVEELTDFLLNDCKVC, from the coding sequence ATGAAATTGATGAAATTTAGTGGGAATCCTGTTTTAAAGCCGAATCCGGAGGTGGAATGGGAAAGTTTGATTGTATGTAATCCGGGGGTGTGGTATGAAAACGATACTTTTTTTATGCTATACCGGGCGGCCGGGAACGATGTGGAGCATGTTATTCGTTTCGGTCTGGCGGTGAGTAAGAACGGTTATGATTTTAAGCGGGTGTCCGAACGTCCGGTTTTTGTACCCAGTAGTGACGGACCGGATTCGGGATGCGTGGAGGATCCCCGGATTGTTAAATTTGATGAGGATTATTATATTACGTATGCGTATCGTCCTTTTCCTCCGGGACAGTATTGGACGTTTGGCCATGATGAGGTGTTGCTGCCGGAGTGCGGAGGACAGGCTCCGTTAGCTTTAAAGAAAAATCTGGGGTGTAGCGGATTGGCTATTACCCGTGATTTCCATACATTCAGACGGTTGGGGCGGCTGACTTCTCCGATGTTGGACGACCGGGATGTGATTTTGTTTCCCGAGAAAGTGGGGAAATATTATGTGATGCTTCACCGTCCGAAAGAATATACCGGTGCGGAGTACGGGGTGAAATACCCTTCGATATGGGTGAAGTTTTCAGATGATTTATTGAGTTGGGAGGATAAGGAGAGTCATTTGTTGATTACCGGCCGGGAAAATACGTGGGAGGAAAAGATCGGAGGAGCCACTCCGCCGTTAAAAACGGATAAAGGATGGCTGATGTTGTATCACGGTGTTGAACACGGGGGTAGGGGATATTACCGGGTGGGCGCCGTATTGTTGGATAAAGAAAATCCTTTGAAGGTGTTGGCGCGTACGCCGGATTGTATTCTGGAACCGGAATTTAACTATGAGTTGTGCGGTAATTACCAGGGGTGTGTGTTTCCAACCGGAAATGTGATCGTGGAGGATATGTTGTATGTGTATTACGGTTGTGCTGATAAGTATATCGGTTTGGCTACCTGCCGGGTGGAAGAGTTGACGGATTTCCTGTTAAATGACTGTAAAGTGTGTTAA
- a CDS encoding FAD-dependent oxidoreductase yields MYKSLLFILGVVFSGLWWSCERAAEQYDIVVYGGTPAGIMAAIQGQKMGKKVILLEPESRIGGLTAGGLGDTDHGKISTIGGLAADFYRRIGVKYGQPEAVWQFEPKVALAVFQELIAENKVDLKYHERLDLDNGVAKEGSRIVSIRMESGNVYKGKVFIDATYEGDLMAKAGVSYFVGREGNARYGEKNNGIRPEGENELPGGIDPYRVAGDPASGLLPRVNADAGGNAGDEDTKVQAYCYRMCLTDSVENRIFIEKPEGYDEMEYELLFRALEKGMPKDRCFKLHLVGNRKTDSNNHYGVSTDYNGGNHNYPEAGYAEREKIRKQHETYQKGLVWTLQNHPRVPQEVRAYYAAWGLPKDEFVENGHWTPQLYIRESRRMTGDYVVTENVVRLREPVSDPVGLGSYAIDSHHTQYCLDKEGYVRSEGGFYLPLKQPYQISYKVMLPKKQECANLLVPVCVSATHAAYGSIRMEPVFMILGQSAASAAALCIEKGIDVQDLDYADLHKELVKGEQILENPDNEAYKVNAFEK; encoded by the coding sequence ATGTATAAGAGTTTACTATTTATATTGGGAGTTGTATTTTCCGGTTTGTGGTGGTCTTGTGAACGGGCAGCGGAGCAGTATGACATTGTGGTTTACGGCGGTACGCCGGCCGGGATCATGGCAGCTATACAGGGACAGAAAATGGGGAAAAAAGTGATCTTACTGGAGCCGGAAAGCCGGATTGGTGGATTGACGGCAGGTGGACTGGGAGATACGGATCACGGTAAAATTTCGACGATAGGCGGCTTGGCCGCGGATTTTTATCGGCGGATAGGTGTCAAATACGGACAACCGGAGGCTGTGTGGCAATTCGAGCCGAAGGTGGCTTTAGCGGTATTTCAGGAGTTGATTGCGGAAAACAAAGTGGATTTAAAATACCATGAACGTTTGGATTTGGATAACGGAGTTGCGAAAGAGGGCAGCCGGATTGTTTCTATCCGGATGGAATCGGGAAATGTCTATAAAGGAAAAGTTTTTATTGATGCGACTTACGAAGGAGATCTGATGGCTAAGGCCGGAGTTTCTTATTTTGTCGGCAGAGAAGGAAATGCCAGGTACGGAGAAAAGAATAACGGTATCCGTCCGGAAGGAGAGAATGAATTGCCGGGTGGTATCGATCCCTATCGCGTTGCGGGAGACCCGGCCAGCGGTTTGTTACCCCGGGTGAATGCAGATGCCGGAGGAAATGCAGGGGATGAGGATACGAAGGTGCAGGCATATTGTTATCGGATGTGCCTGACGGATTCGGTGGAGAACCGTATTTTTATCGAGAAACCGGAAGGATATGACGAAATGGAATACGAGTTGTTGTTCCGGGCTCTGGAAAAGGGAATGCCTAAAGACAGGTGTTTTAAGCTGCATCTGGTCGGCAACCGGAAAACGGATTCAAATAATCATTACGGGGTATCGACCGATTATAACGGCGGTAATCATAATTATCCCGAAGCCGGTTATGCGGAACGGGAAAAGATACGGAAACAGCATGAAACGTATCAAAAGGGATTGGTGTGGACTTTACAGAATCATCCGAGGGTACCGCAAGAAGTGCGTGCGTATTATGCGGCCTGGGGATTGCCGAAGGATGAGTTTGTAGAGAACGGACATTGGACACCGCAATTGTATATCCGCGAGAGCCGTCGTATGACAGGAGACTATGTGGTGACGGAAAATGTGGTTCGTTTGCGTGAGCCCGTGAGTGATCCGGTGGGATTGGGATCGTATGCGATAGATTCACATCACACTCAGTATTGTCTGGATAAAGAAGGGTATGTACGTTCGGAAGGCGGTTTTTATCTTCCGTTGAAGCAGCCTTACCAGATCAGTTATAAGGTGATGTTACCCAAAAAGCAAGAGTGTGCGAATTTGCTGGTTCCGGTCTGTGTGTCGGCTACTCATGCGGCTTATGGCTCTATCCGTATGGAGCCGGTATTTATGATTCTGGGACAGTCGGCGGCTTCGGCAGCGGCTTTGTGTATAGAGAAAGGAATAGATGTACAGGATTTGGATTACGCCGATTTGCATAAAGAATTGGTGAAGGGGGAGCAAATTCTCGAAAATCCGGATAATGAAGCGTATAAGGTGAATGCTTTTGAAAAATAA
- a CDS encoding glycoside hydrolase family 2 protein, producing MKYVWCLVLALWIGESGAQSRLNFGEAYPQGRTDLPKSKVPFQKPERKPKRNEVCVPERKGEAEYFLRTGWELAEAQKLTASGQSVFDLDLNTKNWYNATVPGTVLTTLVNEGVYPDPYWGLNNLAIPDSLCRTDWWYRLVFECPVEQIGKRCFIVLDGINYRAEIWLNGVKLGRMDGAFVQGKFDATGCMKTTGKNVLAVRILPPSNPGIPQEQNGMDHGNNGGVLCLDGPTFICTEGWDWIPGIRDRNIGLWQDVRLVFTGAVVLEDIRVMTDLPLPDTTRADLYAEIGLVNREAVAKRGKVELSVNDGVVTKDFVLEASAKQRLRFDPTEFAELRWRNPRLWWPNGYGNPCLYEAEVRVWVEDRVSDCRKIRFGVRELEYELTVDAEDREDVRILFNPQKAYAAGKPVIDNLKRRKVGNLYFPSLKTGLDAEGITVLGNDGTEPYLVVRVNGKRIFCKGGNWGMDDAMKRVARERMEPYMRLHREQGFNMIRNWTAESTEEVFYDLCDEYGILVFNDFSMSTEGINLLPADFNLLLENIRQIVVRHRNHPSIALWCPRNEGFAPGYLENGISDIIARLDGTRHYIGNSRTMNTIKSGPWQYTLPVNYFKMAAGFANEVGSPSLPTAESVRKMMAEEDLWPIGDVWYYHDWLMGKWGDSPLIQGYQNGINRQLGESSGVDEFCRKAQLLNYESYRAIFEGWNSKLFGSATGVLLWMSHPAWPSMVWQTYSWDYETPGAYFGAKKACEPLHVQWNPLSRKVEVVNASLREYKNLTAKVCIYDLKGKKLWEERGTVQSASNRMCEVFVLEEKANWPEVYFIRLELRAGKQLLSENFYWETTSRTARDFTVLNRLPVTRLTGRCRVREENGIVKARIIVENPTDKVALAVKLNVRDKDTGKAVLPAYFSDGYFTLLPFEKKEIGLEFTADGKNNRQITAEGYNVRLQELSDL from the coding sequence ATGAAATATGTATGGTGTTTGGTGCTGGCTTTGTGGATAGGCGAATCCGGAGCGCAGTCACGGTTGAACTTTGGAGAAGCTTATCCGCAGGGCCGGACGGATTTGCCTAAGTCGAAGGTTCCTTTTCAGAAACCGGAACGTAAGCCGAAGCGGAATGAGGTTTGTGTTCCGGAACGAAAAGGGGAGGCTGAATATTTTTTACGGACGGGCTGGGAGCTTGCCGAAGCACAAAAACTGACGGCTTCCGGACAGTCGGTGTTCGACCTGGATTTGAATACGAAGAATTGGTATAACGCTACTGTACCTGGAACGGTGTTGACCACTCTGGTGAATGAAGGGGTATACCCCGATCCGTATTGGGGATTGAATAACCTGGCGATTCCGGATTCGCTTTGCCGGACAGATTGGTGGTATCGCCTGGTATTTGAATGTCCGGTAGAACAGATTGGAAAACGTTGTTTTATCGTCTTGGACGGCATTAATTACCGGGCTGAAATCTGGCTGAACGGAGTGAAGCTGGGACGGATGGACGGAGCTTTTGTACAGGGAAAGTTTGATGCTACCGGATGTATGAAGACGACCGGAAAAAACGTGTTGGCGGTTCGTATTTTGCCTCCTTCCAATCCGGGAATACCGCAGGAACAGAATGGAATGGATCATGGAAATAACGGAGGAGTACTTTGTCTGGACGGTCCCACTTTTATATGTACGGAGGGCTGGGACTGGATTCCGGGTATACGTGACCGGAATATCGGTTTGTGGCAGGATGTCCGGCTGGTATTTACCGGAGCCGTTGTTTTAGAGGATATACGGGTGATGACGGATTTGCCTTTACCGGATACGACACGTGCGGATCTGTATGCAGAGATCGGGCTTGTAAACCGGGAAGCTGTAGCAAAGCGGGGAAAAGTCGAATTATCTGTAAACGATGGAGTCGTGACGAAGGATTTTGTTTTAGAAGCTTCGGCAAAACAGCGGCTACGGTTTGATCCTACGGAGTTTGCTGAATTGAGATGGCGAAATCCCCGCTTGTGGTGGCCGAACGGTTACGGAAACCCTTGTTTGTATGAAGCAGAAGTCCGGGTGTGGGTGGAAGACCGGGTATCGGATTGCCGGAAAATTCGTTTCGGAGTGAGGGAATTGGAATATGAGTTGACGGTGGATGCTGAGGATCGGGAAGATGTACGCATCCTGTTCAATCCGCAGAAGGCTTATGCAGCCGGAAAGCCGGTAATCGATAATTTAAAACGGCGGAAAGTCGGTAATTTGTATTTCCCTTCTCTGAAAACCGGTTTGGATGCAGAGGGTATTACAGTTTTGGGAAATGATGGTACGGAGCCTTATCTGGTGGTCCGTGTAAACGGGAAACGGATTTTTTGCAAAGGGGGTAACTGGGGAATGGACGATGCGATGAAGCGGGTAGCGAGGGAGCGGATGGAACCTTATATGCGTTTGCATAGGGAGCAAGGATTCAATATGATACGTAATTGGACAGCGGAGAGTACGGAAGAGGTGTTTTATGATTTATGCGATGAATACGGAATACTGGTGTTCAATGATTTTAGCATGTCGACCGAAGGGATCAATCTGTTACCGGCTGATTTCAATTTATTGCTGGAAAATATTCGTCAGATTGTGGTGCGTCACCGCAACCATCCTTCTATTGCTTTGTGGTGTCCCCGTAATGAGGGATTTGCTCCCGGGTATCTGGAGAACGGTATTTCGGATATTATCGCCCGTCTGGACGGCACCCGCCATTATATCGGTAATTCGCGCACGATGAATACGATCAAGAGCGGTCCCTGGCAATATACCTTACCTGTGAACTATTTTAAAATGGCGGCGGGTTTTGCGAATGAGGTCGGATCGCCCTCGCTGCCGACAGCGGAATCCGTGCGGAAAATGATGGCAGAGGAAGATTTATGGCCGATCGGGGATGTATGGTATTATCACGACTGGTTGATGGGGAAATGGGGGGATAGTCCTTTGATTCAGGGGTATCAGAATGGTATAAACCGGCAATTGGGGGAATCATCCGGGGTGGATGAGTTCTGCCGTAAAGCGCAATTGCTAAATTATGAGAGTTACCGGGCTATTTTCGAAGGCTGGAACAGTAAGTTGTTCGGTTCTGCTACCGGTGTGTTGTTATGGATGAGTCATCCGGCCTGGCCCAGTATGGTGTGGCAGACTTATAGTTGGGATTATGAAACTCCGGGGGCTTATTTCGGGGCAAAAAAAGCGTGTGAACCTTTGCATGTGCAGTGGAATCCGTTATCCCGGAAAGTAGAGGTGGTGAATGCTTCGCTTCGGGAATATAAAAATCTTACGGCAAAAGTTTGTATATATGATTTGAAGGGAAAGAAGTTGTGGGAAGAACGAGGAACTGTACAGTCGGCATCTAACCGGATGTGTGAGGTTTTTGTGTTGGAAGAAAAAGCAAATTGGCCGGAAGTGTATTTTATCCGCCTGGAATTGAGGGCGGGAAAACAGCTTTTGTCGGAAAATTTTTATTGGGAAACGACTTCTCGTACGGCAAGGGATTTTACGGTTTTGAATCGTTTACCCGTTACCCGGTTGACGGGGAGATGTCGTGTCCGTGAGGAAAATGGAATTGTAAAAGCGCGGATTATCGTGGAGAATCCGACCGATAAAGTGGCACTGGCTGTAAAATTAAATGTCCGGGACAAGGATACCGGAAAAGCAGTTTTGCCTGCTTACTTTTCCGACGGCTATTTTACCCTTTTGCCTTTTGAAAAGAAAGAGATCGGACTTGAATTTACTGCCGATGGGAAAAATAACCGGCAGATTACGGCAGAAGGATATAATGTGAGATTACAGGAGTTGTCCGATCTGTGA
- a CDS encoding FAD-dependent oxidoreductase, whose protein sequence is MRKRSLYLILLLCLEMVAGAKERVYSADIVVYGNSSSAVVAAVQVARMGKKALLVASDACLGGLTASGLGATDINEYRAVGGISREFYRRVYQYYQNPGVWTVMGRETYFDAIRKRVFTGRNTDAQMQWVFEPHVAQSVFREMLLEAGVQVIYGKLDRAKGVIKKGGRIGTIVLTDGTRCNGGMFIDASYEGDLMAGAGVSYIVGREANTVYGESVNGILPNGHVKKSRVKIDPYRIEGDTSSGVLPYVEVGQPGKAGEGDKRLQAYCFRFTLTDVAANRKEITRPEDYRPEWYEYIIRLLQGNLDWTLKNILTITPMPNGKSDVNHADFVGANYGWPEGSYEEREEMKALHRSFTLGLIWCLSHDERVPVNIRKEMSRWGLAKDEYRDNGNFPYQVYVREARRMIGEYVMTEHEVTGVREAPEAVGLATYWFDSHIVSRFVDEKGALRDEGGFWKKQTVYPVAYGSIIPRRKECENLLVPVCLSASHAAYGSIRMEPVYMVLGQSAAIAGVLALERKEAVQELPYALLADSLKQQGQILKWETK, encoded by the coding sequence ATGAGAAAGAGAAGTTTGTATTTGATTTTGTTGTTATGTCTGGAAATGGTTGCCGGTGCTAAGGAGCGTGTATATTCCGCCGATATTGTGGTGTATGGAAATTCGTCCTCGGCGGTTGTCGCTGCCGTACAGGTTGCCCGGATGGGGAAAAAAGCTCTGCTGGTCGCTTCGGATGCTTGTCTGGGAGGTTTGACGGCTTCCGGTCTGGGAGCTACGGATATTAACGAGTACAGGGCTGTCGGTGGGATCAGCCGGGAATTTTACCGGCGTGTGTATCAGTATTATCAAAATCCCGGTGTCTGGACAGTGATGGGGCGTGAGACCTATTTCGATGCTATCCGGAAACGGGTGTTTACGGGAAGGAATACGGATGCACAGATGCAATGGGTGTTTGAACCGCATGTGGCACAATCGGTTTTCCGGGAAATGCTGCTGGAAGCCGGAGTACAGGTTATATACGGGAAACTGGACCGGGCAAAGGGAGTGATAAAGAAAGGGGGCCGTATTGGTACGATTGTATTGACAGACGGGACCCGTTGTAACGGAGGTATGTTTATTGATGCTTCCTATGAAGGGGATTTAATGGCAGGTGCAGGTGTTTCCTATATTGTCGGCCGGGAGGCGAATACCGTGTACGGAGAATCGGTGAACGGAATATTGCCGAACGGTCATGTGAAAAAGAGCCGGGTGAAAATCGATCCTTACCGGATAGAAGGGGATACTTCTTCGGGGGTGTTGCCTTATGTGGAGGTCGGTCAGCCCGGAAAAGCAGGGGAAGGTGATAAACGGCTGCAAGCTTATTGTTTCCGTTTTACTTTGACGGATGTTGCTGCAAACCGGAAAGAGATCACCCGTCCGGAGGATTATCGTCCCGAATGGTATGAATACATTATCCGTCTCTTGCAAGGAAATCTGGACTGGACATTGAAAAATATACTGACGATAACTCCGATGCCGAACGGTAAATCAGATGTGAATCATGCGGATTTTGTCGGAGCGAATTACGGCTGGCCGGAAGGGTCTTATGAAGAGCGGGAAGAGATGAAGGCTTTGCATCGTTCTTTTACGTTAGGGTTGATTTGGTGTTTGTCTCATGACGAGCGGGTGCCGGTAAATATCCGGAAGGAAATGTCTCGTTGGGGATTGGCAAAGGATGAGTATCGGGATAACGGGAATTTTCCTTACCAGGTGTATGTACGTGAGGCACGGCGGATGATCGGGGAATATGTCATGACGGAGCATGAGGTGACCGGCGTGAGGGAGGCGCCTGAGGCTGTCGGATTGGCTACATACTGGTTCGATTCGCATATCGTATCCCGGTTTGTAGATGAGAAAGGAGCGTTACGGGATGAGGGCGGTTTTTGGAAGAAGCAGACGGTATATCCGGTGGCATACGGTAGTATTATACCCCGGCGGAAAGAATGTGAAAATTTATTGGTTCCGGTATGTCTTTCGGCTTCACATGCGGCTTACGGGTCCATTCGTATGGAGCCTGTCTATATGGTTTTAGGGCAATCGGCAGCGATAGCGGGAGTACTGGCTTTGGAACGGAAAGAAGCTGTCCAGGAATTACCTTATGCCTTGTTAGCGGATAGCTTGAAGCAGCAGGGGCAGATTTTAAAATGGGAAACGAAATAG